From Fibrobacter sp. UWB13, the proteins below share one genomic window:
- a CDS encoding HD domain-containing phosphohydrolase: MGYIYLTLMFVLSAVNLAVLSLRFQNQRNNYVYYAFYAILVANFGHWLLGFSESVEGAIIANKVNYLGGSFLPMFMFFALLQVCKMSIPRWLHLTLIFMSFAICALAMTVGYFPAYYKTVEYVVQAGVGNYVATYGWAHGLFNAFLVSYVILDIWIIIRAILHQKMVSLKNIIAMIIGEIATIMSFFLARFLGSDMLIMPFIYALDQILLLYICNNVKWYDITECVIESIETESSCAYMSFSIDGAYLGANRIAMDFFPELVKMRVDAHLKGETELQQHIISWIEKYRKSRILTDYCQMTEFNYSGRHYKCEVKVLRQVHGKNVFLFRIEDNTQERQYIDALGRSNSMLQKNMVQTENEKLSVQEKWIVGMAQMAESRAGNMDGHIKRTSEVVKILVSMMRKKGFDNLSDKFLDVLIAAAPMYDLGKVAIDDAVLRKPGRFNVDDREIMKTHAEKGANIIEKLLSDVKDSYFVSVAKNMALYHHERWDGQGYPEQRSGENIPMEARIMALADVYDALVSKRCYKERMSFREARDVILASMGKQFDPHLKDSFLECQDQLMDYYCSVDH; this comes from the coding sequence ATGGGTTACATCTATTTAACATTGATGTTTGTTTTGTCTGCTGTCAACTTGGCAGTGCTTTCGCTTCGTTTTCAAAACCAGCGAAATAATTACGTTTATTACGCCTTCTATGCGATCCTTGTCGCGAATTTTGGTCACTGGCTTTTAGGTTTTTCGGAATCCGTTGAAGGGGCGATTATTGCCAACAAGGTGAACTACCTTGGTGGGTCGTTTTTGCCGATGTTCATGTTCTTTGCACTTTTGCAAGTTTGCAAGATGAGCATCCCTAGATGGCTGCATTTGACCCTTATCTTTATGAGCTTTGCCATTTGTGCATTGGCGATGACGGTTGGTTATTTCCCGGCATATTACAAGACTGTGGAGTATGTGGTTCAGGCGGGTGTCGGTAACTATGTGGCGACATATGGCTGGGCTCATGGCTTGTTTAATGCGTTCCTGGTAAGCTATGTAATCCTGGATATCTGGATTATCATTCGAGCCATTTTGCATCAGAAAATGGTTTCGCTCAAGAATATCATTGCCATGATTATTGGCGAAATTGCGACAATCATGTCGTTCTTCTTGGCTAGATTCTTGGGAAGCGACATGCTCATTATGCCGTTTATCTATGCCCTTGACCAGATCCTCCTGTTGTACATTTGCAACAACGTCAAATGGTACGATATTACGGAATGTGTGATTGAATCGATTGAAACGGAAAGTTCCTGTGCGTACATGTCGTTCTCCATTGATGGCGCCTATTTGGGTGCAAACCGCATTGCTATGGACTTTTTCCCGGAACTCGTCAAGATGAGAGTGGATGCCCACTTGAAAGGCGAGACGGAATTGCAACAGCACATTATTTCGTGGATCGAGAAGTACAGAAAATCAAGGATTTTGACAGACTACTGCCAGATGACCGAATTCAACTATTCGGGGCGCCACTACAAGTGCGAGGTTAAAGTTTTGAGACAGGTCCACGGGAAAAACGTGTTCCTGTTCAGAATCGAAGACAATACGCAGGAAAGGCAGTATATTGACGCTCTTGGACGTAGCAATTCCATGTTGCAAAAGAACATGGTGCAGACTGAGAACGAAAAACTCTCGGTGCAGGAAAAGTGGATTGTCGGTATGGCGCAGATGGCGGAAAGCCGTGCGGGGAACATGGACGGTCACATCAAGCGTACGAGCGAAGTTGTGAAGATCCTTGTTTCGATGATGCGCAAGAAGGGCTTTGATAACTTGTCCGATAAGTTCCTCGATGTGCTGATTGCTGCCGCTCCGATGTACGATTTGGGTAAGGTTGCCATTGACGATGCCGTGTTGCGCAAGCCGGGACGTTTCAACGTTGATGATCGTGAAATCATGAAGACTCATGCCGAGAAGGGTGCTAACATTATCGAGAAGCTTCTCTCTGATGTGAAAGACAGTTATTTTGTCAGTGTCGCGAAGAACATGGCGCTTTACCATCACGAACGCTGGGATGGTCAGGGATACCCGGAGCAACGCTCTGGCGAAAATATCCCGATGGAAGCTAGAATTATGGCTCTTGCCGATGTGTACGATGCTTTGGTAAGCAAGCGTTGCTACAAGGAACGCATGTCGTTTAGGGAAGCTCGTGATGTGATTTTGGCGTCGATGGGCAAGCAGTTTGACCCGCATTTGAAGGATTCGTTCTTGGAATGCCAGGATCAGTTGATGGATTATTACTGTTCTGTTGATCATTGA
- a CDS encoding HD domain-containing phosphohydrolase, which translates to MFVIYYLIAMCVFSGVNACLLSCFYRRPLNTYFTAFFFSIVLADFGYLFLALSTTIEGAIVANKVCYLGACFLPLFLFLLICRLCSFDLSRWIKLLMFLYSAFVFALSCTVGFSDVFYESVRYVVLNGFGSYMPTYGPGHVLWDFLLYFYMVANVVVIVVAAKKKRNVSYKTLIAIAGLAFVSIGAFILTRNLENDTLLMPLVYLIDELVLLYICALVKMHDVMNSVLESLEAENTAAYLAFSPKGQYLGCNDIASRYFPELLDCRVDHALPSDIEIEGIFKEGMEQLKGANGDKVYRFTYKDRYFKAVMRNVRQNKKLQIFLFRIEDETNIQRYIERLDANNTELAALIKNNKDQIRLFQNQMLVGMAEMVNNKDGFTGAHLKRTKEVVSILVSKMQKDPDLNYSKEFYDDMIAAAPMHDIGKIAIDDHVLCKPGKFTPEEFDEMKTHAEKGAIIIKNLLSNFQSELFVEIAKNMAGGHHERWDGSGYPYGLKGEAIPLEARVMAVADVYDALVSKRCYKEAFSFDDAYDIIDKSMGKHFDPNLKKYFDQSREELEEYYRKECEAERAAVEKAN; encoded by the coding sequence ATGTTTGTTATCTATTACTTGATTGCGATGTGTGTCTTCTCGGGAGTGAACGCCTGTTTGCTCTCGTGCTTTTATCGCAGACCGCTAAATACTTATTTTACGGCATTCTTCTTTTCGATTGTTCTTGCCGATTTTGGTTACCTGTTCCTCGCTCTTTCGACAACGATTGAGGGAGCGATTGTTGCAAACAAGGTGTGCTACCTTGGTGCATGCTTCTTGCCTTTGTTCCTGTTCCTCTTGATTTGCCGTCTGTGCTCTTTTGATTTGTCCAGATGGATCAAACTGCTGATGTTCCTGTATAGCGCCTTTGTATTTGCGCTTTCTTGTACGGTGGGCTTTAGCGATGTGTTTTATGAATCGGTTCGCTACGTTGTCTTAAATGGTTTTGGCAGCTATATGCCGACATATGGACCGGGGCATGTATTGTGGGATTTCTTGCTGTACTTTTACATGGTGGCAAATGTTGTCGTGATTGTTGTTGCGGCAAAGAAAAAGCGCAATGTCAGTTACAAGACTTTGATTGCGATTGCTGGGCTTGCTTTTGTTTCCATTGGTGCGTTTATCTTGACGCGTAATTTGGAAAACGACACTTTGCTCATGCCGCTTGTGTACTTGATTGATGAACTGGTTTTGCTTTACATTTGTGCGTTGGTCAAAATGCACGATGTGATGAACAGTGTGCTTGAATCTCTGGAAGCTGAAAATACGGCGGCGTACTTGGCGTTCTCTCCGAAAGGTCAGTATTTGGGATGCAATGATATTGCAAGTCGCTATTTCCCGGAACTCTTGGATTGCCGTGTAGACCATGCATTGCCAAGTGATATTGAAATTGAAGGCATCTTTAAAGAGGGAATGGAACAACTGAAGGGCGCTAATGGCGACAAGGTTTATCGCTTCACTTACAAGGATCGCTATTTCAAGGCGGTGATGCGCAATGTGCGCCAGAACAAGAAATTGCAGATTTTCCTGTTCCGCATTGAAGATGAAACAAATATCCAGCGCTACATTGAACGCTTGGATGCGAACAATACAGAGCTTGCCGCATTGATCAAGAATAACAAGGATCAGATTCGCTTGTTCCAAAACCAGATGCTTGTTGGCATGGCAGAAATGGTTAACAACAAGGATGGCTTTACGGGAGCTCATCTGAAGCGTACAAAGGAAGTGGTCAGTATTCTTGTCTCCAAAATGCAGAAGGACCCGGATCTCAATTATTCGAAAGAATTCTATGATGACATGATTGCTGCAGCACCGATGCATGATATTGGAAAGATTGCCATTGATGATCACGTGCTTTGCAAACCGGGCAAGTTTACGCCTGAAGAATTTGATGAGATGAAGACGCACGCCGAAAAGGGCGCTATCATTATCAAGAATTTGCTTTCGAATTTCCAAAGCGAACTGTTTGTGGAAATTGCAAAGAACATGGCTGGTGGCCACCACGAACGCTGGGACGGCAGTGGCTATCCGTATGGACTCAAGGGTGAGGCAATTCCGCTGGAAGCTCGCGTGATGGCTGTTGCGGATGTGTATGACGCTCTCGTGAGTAAGAGGTGTTACAAGGAAGCGTTCTCCTTTGATGATGCTTACGATATCATCGACAAGTCGATGGGCAAGCACTTTGATCCGAACCTCAAGAAGTATTTTGACCAGAGCCGCGAGGAACTCGAAGAATACTATCGGAAGGAATGCGAAGCGGAAAGGGCTGCTGTCGAAAAGGCTAATTAA
- the ispG gene encoding (E)-4-hydroxy-3-methylbut-2-enyl-diphosphate synthase, with the protein MLDFTTLPYVDDRFKAVRRETVQVRVGEALIGGNAPILVQSMTTTKPKDVDETVRQTLALAKAGCGLVRITTPTFADAAGLEEVMKRVRAAGCTVPVSADIHFQPKAAFEALKWVEKVRINPGNFVDTGILTLDQQTDKLFDEGKEKVAEAFTPFVQEAKRLGRAIRIGVNHGSLSARMIYRYGDTVEGMVESALEYLAVCEAEHFDQVVLSLKSSNPRVAIAAYRLLAARLKQENFKPYPFHVGVTEAGAGADGRLKSAAGIGALLLDGLADTIRVSLTEDPVAEVPVAQDLIEACELKADAPKFDVPVFKKDPYHYERRESSVEKIAGVEIGGSLPVKVGVKSDAASLTGERRGPEFALAGFDASAGANIVTFKDAMDVAGFAANPASVPAGSIFCYTGSDMVYGVRALASALAAADRKDPILLYAKIGSSDKDMLRVSADFGSLLTDGLGDAVVIDGYKGAKESVALAFDILQAAACRRSKTNFISCPGCGRTLYDIRTVLGKIKERFGHLQDISIAVMGCIVNGPGEMADADFGYVGGGPGRITLFEGKTAVKKNIPEENAIEELVNLLKEKGRWVEP; encoded by the coding sequence ATGCTAGATTTTACTACACTTCCGTATGTTGATGACCGTTTTAAGGCGGTTCGCAGGGAAACTGTTCAGGTCCGCGTGGGCGAGGCCTTGATAGGGGGCAACGCCCCCATTTTAGTTCAATCCATGACGACGACCAAGCCGAAGGACGTGGACGAAACCGTCCGCCAGACGCTTGCTCTTGCTAAGGCAGGATGTGGCTTGGTTCGCATCACGACTCCGACTTTTGCCGATGCCGCTGGGCTTGAAGAAGTCATGAAGCGCGTGCGCGCTGCCGGTTGCACGGTGCCTGTTTCTGCAGACATCCACTTCCAGCCGAAGGCTGCTTTTGAAGCGCTCAAGTGGGTCGAAAAGGTACGCATCAATCCGGGTAACTTTGTAGATACCGGCATTTTGACACTTGACCAGCAGACGGACAAGTTGTTTGACGAAGGCAAGGAAAAGGTTGCCGAAGCATTTACTCCGTTTGTACAGGAAGCTAAGCGTCTCGGTCGTGCAATTCGCATTGGCGTGAATCACGGCTCGCTTTCGGCTCGTATGATTTACCGCTATGGCGACACCGTGGAAGGCATGGTGGAAAGCGCCTTGGAATATTTGGCGGTTTGCGAAGCGGAACATTTTGACCAGGTGGTCTTGAGCCTCAAGTCGAGCAATCCGCGTGTGGCAATTGCCGCTTACCGCTTGCTCGCTGCTCGCTTGAAGCAGGAAAACTTCAAGCCGTATCCGTTCCACGTGGGTGTGACGGAAGCAGGTGCAGGTGCAGATGGTCGTTTGAAGTCTGCCGCTGGCATTGGCGCTTTGTTGCTCGATGGCCTTGCCGATACGATTCGCGTTTCGCTTACTGAAGATCCGGTGGCAGAAGTTCCTGTCGCCCAGGACCTGATTGAAGCATGCGAACTCAAGGCTGACGCTCCGAAGTTTGATGTGCCGGTGTTCAAGAAGGACCCGTATCATTATGAACGTCGCGAATCTTCTGTGGAGAAGATTGCTGGCGTGGAAATTGGCGGTAGCCTTCCGGTGAAGGTGGGCGTGAAGTCTGATGCCGCAAGCCTCACGGGCGAACGCCGTGGTCCTGAATTTGCTTTGGCTGGCTTTGATGCTTCTGCCGGTGCAAACATCGTGACGTTCAAGGACGCTATGGATGTGGCTGGTTTTGCTGCAAATCCGGCGAGCGTTCCGGCGGGCTCTATTTTCTGCTACACAGGTAGTGACATGGTCTATGGCGTGCGTGCGCTTGCTTCTGCTTTGGCAGCCGCTGACCGCAAGGACCCGATTCTGCTTTATGCAAAGATTGGTAGCTCGGACAAGGACATGCTCCGTGTTTCTGCCGACTTTGGAAGCCTCTTGACGGATGGTCTTGGCGATGCCGTTGTGATTGACGGCTACAAGGGCGCTAAGGAATCTGTTGCGCTCGCATTTGATATTTTGCAGGCTGCCGCATGCCGCCGTAGCAAGACAAACTTTATCAGCTGTCCGGGCTGCGGTCGCACGCTGTATGACATTCGCACGGTGCTCGGCAAAATTAAGGAACGCTTTGGTCACTTGCAGGATATTTCCATCGCAGTGATGGGCTGCATTGTGAATGGTCCGGGCGAAATGGCGGACGCCGACTTTGGCTACGTCGGTGGTGGTCCTGGCCGCATTACGCTTTTTGAAGGCAAGACCGCAGTGAAGAAGAACATCCCTGAAGAAAACGCGATTGAAGAACTTGTGAATTTGCTCAAGGAAAAAGGTCGCTGGGTGGAACCGTAA
- a CDS encoding phosphoglycerate dehydrogenase, whose translation MATIKTMNNISKKGLGLFGPFYQVSDSIENPDAILVRSAQVDTDNFDGLLAVARAGAGVNNITIDKASAKGICVFNTPGANANAVAELVMTVLGMAVRNADKAAAWVKGLDVNDPDLAKTVESGKKKFAGMELAGKTLGVVGLGKIGVLVANYARWKNMRVIAYEPYPNANNMHELSNKVEIADLDTVIANSDFLTVHVPFIKGVTENLLNRKNLAQFKGSYIMNFARGGIVEMDPVNEMLASGSLQGYLCDFPTAELIKNDKVTCFPHLGASTEEAEENCAVMAVEELKDYIEYGCVRNSVNFPALVDHPHAGIKSRVVVINQDVPNMISEITKVFGAEGINIASFSNKSNGKIGYNLVDVESKVDDSIVEKLSKLDKVIKVRVIHF comes from the coding sequence ATGGCAACTATTAAGACAATGAACAACATTTCCAAGAAAGGCTTGGGCTTGTTTGGCCCGTTCTATCAGGTTTCCGATTCTATCGAAAATCCGGATGCTATCTTGGTGCGTTCTGCTCAAGTTGATACCGACAATTTTGACGGCCTTTTGGCTGTCGCTCGCGCTGGTGCAGGCGTGAACAACATCACGATTGACAAGGCTTCTGCAAAGGGCATTTGCGTGTTCAATACTCCGGGTGCAAACGCAAACGCTGTTGCTGAACTCGTGATGACCGTGCTCGGCATGGCTGTCCGTAACGCAGACAAGGCTGCTGCTTGGGTCAAGGGTCTCGACGTGAACGATCCGGATCTCGCAAAGACTGTTGAAAGCGGCAAGAAAAAGTTTGCTGGTATGGAACTTGCCGGCAAGACTCTCGGTGTTGTTGGCCTTGGCAAGATCGGTGTGCTCGTTGCTAACTATGCTCGTTGGAAGAACATGCGCGTGATCGCTTACGAACCGTATCCGAACGCAAACAACATGCATGAACTTTCTAACAAGGTCGAAATTGCAGACCTCGACACCGTGATTGCAAATTCTGATTTCCTCACGGTTCATGTTCCGTTCATCAAGGGCGTTACCGAAAACCTCCTCAACCGCAAGAACCTCGCTCAGTTCAAGGGTTCTTACATCATGAACTTTGCTCGTGGTGGCATCGTTGAAATGGATCCGGTGAACGAAATGCTCGCTTCTGGTTCCCTCCAGGGCTACCTCTGCGACTTCCCGACTGCAGAACTCATCAAGAACGACAAGGTCACTTGCTTCCCGCACCTCGGCGCTTCTACTGAAGAAGCTGAAGAAAACTGCGCAGTGATGGCTGTTGAAGAATTGAAGGACTATATCGAATACGGTTGCGTCCGCAATTCCGTGAACTTCCCGGCTCTCGTCGATCATCCGCATGCTGGCATCAAGAGCCGCGTGGTTGTGATCAACCAGGACGTTCCGAACATGATTTCTGAAATCACGAAGGTGTTCGGTGCAGAAGGCATCAACATTGCTTCTTTCAGCAACAAGAGCAATGGCAAGATCGGTTACAACCTCGTTGATGTTGAAAGCAAGGTCGATGATTCCATCGTTGAAAAGCTCTCCAAGCTCGACAAGGTCATCAAGGTCCGCGTAATCCACTTCTAG
- a CDS encoding long-chain fatty acid--CoA ligase → MESLEFKSLPSMFFANCDRADFKGWYHRKDGEWIHYSRETLKRNSQALALALNSLGLKEKESVGIIAPSSPNWIIADIAIQLNHARVVPLFPNISSENFAYQSIDSNIKILIINSFEELDEPLYDLIPLFSKIICIDSESFLPDNGIYWEELLRRGYDALADQARAKWVDNQLSTINSDDIFSIIYTSGSTGRPKGAELTHRNMLVQIQNIKPMFRFDNKKDTCLTILPVAHVLERMAVYFYTLSGVTIYFGDNPKNLSHILREVRPTIMIVVPRILERLYESMTTAADRAKGIKRFLIKQAIKIAKIKDPNRKFEPLHWLFNRLVYKQMREAVGGNFRMIISGSSALNKSILRFLLNIGLPVFEGYGMTECSPVVSANCKQAIRPGSIGKPLAHLTVRIGNCNEIQVRGESVFKGYHNRPDLNGNIFTPDGFYHTGDQGYFDDDGFLYFTGRIKELLKTSTGKYVSPNPIELEITRHPLVEQALVIANDRKFASAIIWLNPVGARRMLKPQNEDYDVENALKSPLILNSINRHIEHINQKLNHWEQIRKWTLVGDELTIESGLLTPTLKIRRTVAEKRYAEQIEAMYS, encoded by the coding sequence ATGGAGTCGTTGGAATTCAAATCTCTGCCGTCCATGTTCTTTGCGAACTGCGACAGAGCCGATTTTAAAGGATGGTATCACCGTAAAGACGGTGAGTGGATCCACTATTCCAGAGAAACTCTCAAACGCAACTCCCAAGCACTTGCTCTAGCCCTAAATTCACTCGGGTTAAAAGAAAAAGAAAGCGTCGGCATCATTGCGCCAAGTTCTCCAAACTGGATTATCGCAGACATTGCCATTCAACTGAACCACGCACGTGTCGTTCCGCTTTTCCCAAACATTTCATCGGAAAACTTTGCCTACCAAAGCATCGATAGCAACATCAAGATCCTCATCATCAATTCATTCGAAGAACTTGATGAACCCCTTTACGATTTAATCCCTCTTTTTTCAAAGATTATCTGCATTGACAGCGAATCATTTCTCCCCGATAACGGAATTTACTGGGAAGAACTCCTTAGAAGAGGATACGACGCTCTCGCCGACCAAGCACGTGCCAAATGGGTTGACAATCAACTTTCTACAATAAATTCAGACGATATTTTCAGTATCATCTATACAAGCGGTTCTACAGGACGTCCCAAAGGCGCGGAACTCACTCACAGGAACATGTTGGTACAAATTCAAAACATCAAACCCATGTTCCGATTCGACAACAAAAAAGATACCTGCCTTACAATTCTTCCAGTAGCGCACGTTCTCGAACGCATGGCGGTCTATTTCTACACGCTCAGCGGCGTTACAATTTACTTTGGTGACAATCCAAAAAATCTCTCGCACATTCTGCGCGAAGTTCGCCCCACCATCATGATTGTCGTCCCGCGCATTCTCGAGCGCCTTTACGAAAGCATGACAACAGCAGCGGATCGAGCTAAAGGCATCAAGCGATTCCTGATCAAACAAGCCATTAAAATTGCAAAGATAAAAGACCCGAATAGAAAATTCGAACCTCTCCATTGGCTTTTCAATCGACTTGTGTACAAACAAATGCGCGAAGCCGTCGGTGGCAATTTCCGCATGATTATTTCGGGCAGCAGTGCCTTGAACAAATCTATTTTGCGTTTCCTTTTGAACATCGGTCTTCCCGTTTTCGAAGGCTACGGCATGACGGAATGTTCTCCGGTCGTTTCTGCAAATTGCAAACAAGCTATTAGACCCGGTTCCATTGGTAAGCCACTTGCACATCTCACCGTGCGAATTGGGAACTGCAACGAAATCCAAGTTCGTGGAGAAAGCGTCTTTAAAGGCTATCACAATCGCCCTGACTTAAACGGCAATATTTTCACCCCCGATGGTTTCTACCATACAGGAGACCAAGGCTACTTTGACGATGACGGATTCCTTTATTTCACCGGTCGCATCAAAGAACTGTTAAAAACAAGTACTGGGAAATATGTAAGTCCTAACCCTATTGAGCTTGAAATCACGCGCCATCCGCTTGTGGAGCAGGCGCTTGTCATTGCAAACGACCGAAAGTTCGCCTCAGCCATTATCTGGCTAAACCCAGTAGGCGCCCGCCGTATGCTCAAGCCACAAAATGAAGATTACGATGTCGAAAATGCGCTAAAGTCGCCGCTTATCTTAAATTCCATCAATCGCCATATCGAGCATATCAACCAAAAACTTAACCATTGGGAACAAATTCGCAAATGGACTTTGGTCGGTGACGAGCTCACGATTGAATCAGGGCTCTTGACGCCCACATTAAAAATTCGGCGCACCGTTGCTGAAAAACGGTACGCCGAACAAATTGAAGCGATGTATTCTTAG
- the serS gene encoding serine--tRNA ligase: MLDIKKIRENPEYYIAETEKKYTTVSLRDVLAVDNERRPLLTEVERLKSERNAQSKRIGELKKKGENADEAQAATRELGNKIDELDKKLKELDYKQTEMLMHVPNIAPRSPEGKDSSDNVVEKDGPIPFDYYTKNDDFARVDHKTLGERLGIFDFERGAKISGSGFPVYRGLGSRLERALIQFFLDEHQKAGFEEFTPPYLVTRNTMRGTGQLPKFEEDMYRCDKDDDLFLIPTAEVPLTNLYSGEVIPESELPKRICAYSACFRREAGSYGKDTRGLLRLHQFNKVEMVYFAHPEHSYEDHEELTRFGEKLLEKLGLPYHRLALCKGDLGFGAAKCYDLEVYAPVEKKWLEVSSCSNFEDYQARRANIKTKVNGKNVYLHTLNGSGLATPRVMVGICDNYQQKDGSLKIPEVLRPYMGGLEFITPKK; this comes from the coding sequence ATGCTTGATATTAAAAAGATCCGCGAAAATCCGGAATATTATATTGCTGAAACCGAAAAGAAATATACGACCGTAAGCCTTCGTGACGTGCTCGCCGTTGATAACGAACGCCGCCCGCTCCTCACCGAAGTCGAACGCCTCAAGAGCGAACGTAACGCCCAGTCCAAGCGCATTGGCGAACTCAAGAAGAAGGGCGAAAACGCTGACGAAGCCCAGGCCGCAACACGCGAACTTGGCAATAAGATTGACGAACTCGACAAGAAGCTCAAGGAACTTGACTACAAGCAGACCGAAATGCTCATGCACGTTCCGAACATCGCTCCGCGTTCTCCGGAAGGCAAGGACAGTTCGGACAACGTTGTCGAAAAAGACGGTCCGATCCCGTTTGACTACTACACCAAGAACGATGACTTCGCCCGCGTCGACCACAAGACTCTCGGCGAACGCCTTGGCATTTTTGACTTTGAACGTGGCGCCAAGATTTCTGGATCCGGCTTCCCGGTTTACCGCGGTCTCGGCTCTCGCCTCGAACGCGCCCTCATCCAGTTCTTCCTTGACGAACACCAGAAGGCAGGCTTCGAAGAATTCACTCCGCCGTACCTCGTTACCCGCAACACCATGCGCGGCACGGGTCAGCTCCCGAAGTTCGAAGAAGACATGTACCGTTGCGACAAGGATGACGACCTGTTCCTCATCCCGACGGCAGAAGTCCCGCTTACCAACCTCTACTCTGGCGAAGTGATTCCGGAATCTGAACTTCCGAAGCGCATCTGCGCCTACTCTGCTTGCTTCCGCCGTGAAGCTGGTAGCTACGGCAAGGACACCCGCGGTCTCCTCCGCTTGCACCAGTTCAACAAGGTGGAAATGGTCTACTTCGCTCATCCGGAACACAGCTACGAAGACCACGAAGAACTCACCCGCTTCGGCGAAAAGCTCCTCGAAAAGCTCGGCCTCCCCTACCACCGCTTGGCACTCTGCAAGGGCGACCTCGGTTTCGGTGCCGCCAAGTGCTATGACCTCGAAGTCTATGCTCCGGTCGAAAAGAAGTGGCTCGAAGTCAGCTCCTGCTCGAACTTCGAAGACTACCAGGCACGCCGCGCCAACATCAAGACGAAGGTCAACGGCAAAAACGTCTACCTCCACACGCTTAACGGTTCTGGCCTCGCCACTCCGCGCGTGATGGTCGGCATCTGCGATAACTACCAGCAGAAAGACGGCTCGCTCAAGATTCCTGAAGTGCTGCGTCCGTACATGGGTGGACTCGAATTCATCACCCCGAAGAAGTAA
- a CDS encoding carbohydrate binding domain-containing protein → MKFPLLLLVAASFSFAQWGGGGGKSLNDYKKESVSGREIHVYAPSNLAPKSPLLISCHGMDQDPNYQQSNTHWEAVADTAGFVVVYPRGGTGMSTWDISGDKDTKWVVQIIEQMVKEYDIDQRRVYLSGFSMGGMFTYHAMSKIADKIAAFAPTSGTNVMGASKAMRPVPIIHPHGTSDDVLNYSQVEGFIKNYRDQFHCPSQAEVQNNYPNSENRATMYTWGPCDEGVYIKHLKLEGRGHSPSKADVSDIWNFVKQYSLDGSSITPPIEVPTNRDSVFNGSFSDSLKLAGWTLQQHSGEGSLKLTEGKAEINVTKTGTNAYDIQMIQNGIHYEKGKSYKVIFDAYASAARTLEVNIEKDTDPWTSYLGEAKTFDLGTEKKNFEIVFTMNEATDENGRVSFNAGLATGSVFIDNVVLSKVEGTIGIANDVRVLSDERTLSVYNMKGGFVCKLKGTRLGDVQSKLNSMKLEKGLYVVKEGSFNKIFFVK, encoded by the coding sequence ATGAAATTTCCTTTACTGCTGTTAGTTGCCGCGTCGTTCTCTTTTGCCCAGTGGGGCGGCGGTGGCGGAAAATCGCTAAACGACTATAAAAAAGAATCGGTGTCGGGTCGAGAAATCCACGTGTATGCTCCGAGCAATCTCGCGCCAAAGAGCCCGTTGCTTATTTCGTGCCATGGTATGGACCAAGACCCCAATTACCAGCAGTCCAATACGCATTGGGAAGCGGTTGCCGATACGGCTGGCTTTGTTGTCGTGTATCCCAGAGGTGGGACAGGGATGAGTACCTGGGATATCAGCGGTGACAAGGATACAAAATGGGTGGTGCAAATTATCGAACAGATGGTCAAGGAATATGACATTGACCAAAGGCGTGTTTACCTTTCGGGATTCTCAATGGGGGGCATGTTCACTTACCATGCAATGAGCAAGATTGCAGATAAAATAGCGGCGTTTGCGCCAACATCTGGTACAAATGTGATGGGTGCGTCAAAGGCGATGCGTCCTGTGCCTATCATTCACCCGCATGGAACAAGTGACGATGTCTTGAATTACAGCCAGGTTGAAGGCTTTATCAAGAATTACCGTGATCAGTTCCATTGCCCGTCTCAGGCGGAAGTCCAGAATAATTACCCCAATAGTGAAAACAGGGCGACGATGTATACTTGGGGCCCTTGCGATGAAGGCGTTTATATTAAACACCTTAAGCTTGAAGGCCGTGGCCATAGCCCTTCCAAGGCTGATGTTTCTGACATCTGGAATTTCGTGAAGCAGTATTCTTTGGATGGTTCTTCGATTACGCCGCCGATTGAAGTTCCGACGAACAGGGATTCCGTGTTTAACGGCTCTTTCTCGGATTCGCTTAAGCTTGCAGGCTGGACTTTGCAGCAACATAGCGGCGAAGGATCCTTGAAGTTGACTGAAGGCAAGGCCGAAATCAATGTGACCAAGACGGGTACGAATGCCTATGACATACAAATGATCCAAAATGGCATCCATTACGAAAAGGGAAAAAGCTACAAGGTGATTTTTGATGCCTATGCATCTGCGGCGAGAACGCTTGAAGTGAATATCGAAAAGGATACCGATCCGTGGACGAGTTATTTGGGCGAGGCCAAAACATTTGATCTCGGTACCGAGAAAAAGAACTTTGAAATTGTGTTCACGATGAATGAGGCTACGGATGAAAATGGTCGTGTTTCCTTTAATGCAGGGCTTGCTACGGGCAGCGTGTTCATTGACAACGTGGTGCTGAGCAAAGTTGAAGGTACGATTGGTATTGCAAACGATGTGCGTGTGCTTTCGGATGAAAGAACTCTTAGCGTCTACAACATGAAGGGTGGTTTTGTCTGTAAGCTGAAGGGAACCCGTTTGGGCGATGTCCAGTCGAAATTGAATTCGATGAAGCTTGAAAAGGGATTGTATGTTGTAAAGGAAGGTTCTTTCAACAAGATTTTCTTTGTGAAATAG